In the Corynebacterium anserum genome, TCCATCGCCTTACTTATACGCACCCAGGCTGCGGGGAAACAGCGACGCATCGGGGTTGTGTGTCTGATTCTCTCGATCATTCTGGCGGCTCCACTGCTTGGAACGCTCATCTTTGGCTACGGAATACCTCTCAACGAAATTCCTCGCAGCCTCATTATCGCCAGCATTCTTCTCTTTACGGCCTTCTTCCTCACTTGCGTAGCGATTTACACTCACTGGCGGAAAACGTGGACGATCCTTCCTTTGGCTGTCGTCACCGTGTGCACAATGCTTGTCGGCAACCAGGCATACGGTCTATATCCTGACCTTGAAGCACTAATTCCCAGCGTTTCCTATAACGAGGCGCAGGAATCCGACATCCCGCAGGTCAAAAACACTGATCACACTATCCCTGCGGATCAGTGGACGCCATCGCCGGACATGCCCGAGATGGGAACACGCGTATCCATGCACGTTCCTACCCCGCAGTCGAAATTTCAGGCTCGTAATGCGGATGTCTATTTGCCTCCAGCGTGGTTTACCTCTCCCCGGCCTGAACTACCTGTATTAGTACTCATGCATGGTATTCCGGGTGCGCCTGATCAGTGGATCGATGAGGCTGGTGCGCTGAAACCGGTGGCCAACTACCAGAAGAACCACAATGGTTTAGCACCAATCATCGTCTCCATAGATTCCACGGGAGGATGGGTCAAAAACCCTTTATGCACCGATTCCCCGCAAGCCAATATCACCACCTATCTCACCAAAGACATTCCTCAGTGGCTTATCAAGCGGCTTGGTGCCAATCAAGACCAGCAAACCTGGACCCTTGGTGGATTGTCTTATGGCGGGACGTGTGCTCTCCAGACCCTTGCACAACACCCCGAGAGTTACGGAGCCTTCCTCGATTACTCTGGCGAATTCACCCCCAATGACAGCCAGAGCCATAAATCCACCGTGAAAGACTTCTTCAACAACAACGAGGATTTATTCAAAAAACGCAATCCCGCTGATATTTTCACCAGCGCAGCCAACGATAATTCGGATAAGTTTGAGGGACTCGAGGGGCGCTTCGTAGCGGGCACGGGTGACCGATCAGCGCAAAAGGACTTAACGAGGCTGAACGCTCTTGCGAATAAGGTGGGCATTCAATCCACTTTCCGTGCTATTCCCGGCCGGCATGATTTCCGTGTATGGCGTACAGCCATCGCGCAGGACTTCGGCTTTGTAATTGAGCGTGGCGAGCTGCCCAAGTAGTGACTGCTTCCCCTCTGCAGTGGGTTGTTCCTTTGTCTCAGAATTATCTGCCCCTTTTTTGGAGCGTTCATCAGGCCCTTTCAGGGCATCTGCCACTCCGTTCTCAGAGTCTCAATTGGAGCTATTGTTCAATTCGGGTGGAGGACAAACCCCACCCTAAAGACGGACGGTGGCACACCCGGCAGCTGGCACACCCAAACGGAGGAGACTCTCCACGTCCTGGGTTGCTTCCACAGTATCCGTGTCCAGAGAATCTTCCTTCATCTCTGCGGGGCGGGTATCCACCGCATAACCACTGGCAATGATCTGTCCGTCGTTGACGATAAGGAAACCATTGGCGAAGGCACATCCGAGTCCCGTTGCCTTATCCAGTTGAACGGTGGCCGGCACACCGGTGAACACGGTCAATCCGCACACGCTCGGGAGCACTTTGTTCATAAAGATTGTGCCGAGCATATCCTCACGGCTCTCGTCAGGGCGAACCCTCAGCCCCAAGCTCTGACAAATCTCCCGAGCCTCCGACTCAGTCTGAACCGTGGCTTGGCCGGTGACATCTGCAACCGCAGAGGCGAATCCCACAGTACGCGGATCCGGCACAGCTTCCTCAGTCATTTTCCCCAGAATTGTCAAAGCCTTATCCAAAGCCCATGCCTCGTCGGCATGCGTGGCCATGAATGTCAGGTGCCGTTCAGGTTGGATCAGCTCCAGTTCGGTCACTCTGTCCTCCAGTCCATGATGAACTCCCGGCAGAGCGATACTAAATGCCCGAGCGGCACCACCAGTCAGAGCCGCAAGGAGGTGCAACGTAATGTCGATCTCTGGTATGTCCTCCAGCTCCACGAATCCCTCTGCGTTTAGCTCCGAGCGCACCTGGGTCATTCGAGCCGCGCTGGCGTACAGACGGCTACGCAAATCAGCGTCTGCGGTGAGCGCTTGCGCCATAGTTCGCACCGGGCTGGTTTCCTGGGTACTTTTATTCTTTTCGTTCTTTCCCGACGCCACCACTGCTTCTAACGCTTTTGCCTCGAACCGCAGTGCATGAGCCAACAGAGACGGTTGTCCTTTCTTAGATAGAGCTGTGATTCCCTCGACTTGAATATAGTCGGAGACTTCTACATCCGCTGGACGCACCGACCCCTCAGGTAAAGCCTCAGGCAAGTCTTTCTTATTGATGATGACCTGACAGACACCACTGGCGTCGGCAAGGTCGATAAAGGCGATAGCTCCGAATTTGCGTTTGGCAATGACCCGACCGGCGATAGTTGCCGCGTGCCCCTCCTGCGCGTCGTGTACCTCGCGACATGTCATAGTCGGGGTCGGCAATTGTGCCCATGGATCCACCCCGGACTCTTCGAGCTTCTGCGCCGTGGTAATGCGGTTATGTAATTGTTTGTTATGCTTCTT is a window encoding:
- a CDS encoding alpha/beta hydrolase gives rise to the protein MLDFIRSIPLQGTAATTATWIFLILSIALLIRTQAAGKQRRIGVVCLILSIILAAPLLGTLIFGYGIPLNEIPRSLIIASILLFTAFFLTCVAIYTHWRKTWTILPLAVVTVCTMLVGNQAYGLYPDLEALIPSVSYNEAQESDIPQVKNTDHTIPADQWTPSPDMPEMGTRVSMHVPTPQSKFQARNADVYLPPAWFTSPRPELPVLVLMHGIPGAPDQWIDEAGALKPVANYQKNHNGLAPIIVSIDSTGGWVKNPLCTDSPQANITTYLTKDIPQWLIKRLGANQDQQTWTLGGLSYGGTCALQTLAQHPESYGAFLDYSGEFTPNDSQSHKSTVKDFFNNNEDLFKKRNPADIFTSAANDNSDKFEGLEGRFVAGTGDRSAQKDLTRLNALANKVGIQSTFRAIPGRHDFRVWRTAIAQDFGFVIERGELPK